One genomic segment of Nocardia spumae includes these proteins:
- a CDS encoding lipocalin-like domain-containing protein, whose protein sequence is MTATDLVGTWELLSYYDIDDADVRSEGPLGPAPRGLLIYTAQGSVSVSMMRTDSTAATNAFMGYAGTWRTTGTATVMHAISVCSNPAWAGTEQVRHLSLDGDVLTLVGAARVDGRTQRRILTWRRSARPC, encoded by the coding sequence ATGACTGCGACTGATCTCGTCGGCACCTGGGAACTGTTGTCCTACTACGACATCGATGACGCGGACGTGCGCAGCGAAGGGCCGCTCGGCCCGGCGCCGCGTGGTCTGCTGATCTACACCGCACAGGGTTCGGTCTCGGTGAGCATGATGCGCACCGACAGCACCGCCGCGACGAATGCCTTCATGGGCTATGCCGGGACCTGGCGCACGACGGGAACCGCGACGGTGATGCACGCGATCAGCGTCTGCTCGAATCCCGCCTGGGCCGGCACCGAGCAGGTACGCCACTTGTCACTCGACGGTGACGTGCTGACGCTGGTCGGCGCCGCGCGGGTGGACGGGCGGACTCAGCGCCGCATTCTCACTTGGCGCAGGTCCGCCCGCCCGTGTTGA
- a CDS encoding MerR family transcriptional regulator, whose translation MLIGELAERTGTSDRLLRHYERAGLLRPERQSNGYRTYDETATTTVLRIRSLLAAGLPIRIIRQILPCTNAEAAVLPCPGVLDALHAQLRVLEQRSAEINAARNVLLQIITTAEAATTRAAS comes from the coding sequence GTGCTCATCGGAGAACTCGCCGAGCGGACCGGGACCAGCGACCGCCTCCTGCGCCACTACGAACGGGCGGGGCTGCTGCGGCCCGAGCGTCAGTCCAACGGGTACCGGACCTATGACGAGACCGCCACCACGACAGTTCTGCGGATTCGGTCTCTGCTCGCGGCCGGCCTACCCATCCGCATCATCCGCCAGATCCTTCCCTGCACCAACGCTGAGGCCGCGGTCCTGCCCTGCCCCGGCGTACTGGACGCGCTGCATGCCCAGCTGCGCGTCCTCGAGCAGCGGTCGGCCGAGATCAACGCAGCCAGAAACGTTCTGCTGCAGATCATCACCACCGCGGAAGCCGCCACCACCCGTGCCGCATCCTGA
- a CDS encoding SDR family NAD(P)-dependent oxidoreductase — protein MADSQRVALVSGATSGMGLQITKHLAAQNISVFICARDEQRVADTAKQLQDDGFAVDGVGCDVRDAAQVREYVDAGVRRFGPVDILVNNAGRSGGGVTAQIEDELWLDVVETNLHSVFYATKAALTAGGMLDRGSGRIVNIASTGGKQGVLHGAPYSASKHGVVGFTKALGLELAKTGITVNAVCPGFVETPMAERVREVYSGLWGVDTDEVHARVSARVPIGRYVQVDEVAAMVDYLISPAAAAVTAQALNVCGGLGNY, from the coding sequence ATGGCGGACAGTCAGCGCGTGGCGCTGGTCAGCGGAGCGACCAGCGGAATGGGCTTGCAGATCACGAAACACCTTGCGGCACAGAATATTTCGGTGTTCATCTGTGCCCGGGACGAGCAGCGGGTGGCCGATACGGCCAAACAGTTGCAGGACGACGGGTTCGCGGTGGACGGGGTGGGGTGCGACGTCCGCGACGCCGCCCAGGTCCGGGAGTACGTCGACGCCGGGGTCCGGCGGTTCGGCCCGGTCGACATCCTGGTCAACAATGCCGGCCGCAGCGGCGGCGGCGTAACCGCGCAGATCGAGGACGAACTGTGGCTCGACGTCGTCGAGACGAACCTGCACAGCGTCTTCTACGCCACCAAGGCCGCGCTCACCGCCGGCGGCATGCTCGACCGGGGCAGCGGCCGGATCGTCAACATCGCCTCGACGGGCGGTAAGCAGGGGGTGCTCCACGGCGCGCCGTATTCGGCCTCCAAACATGGGGTCGTCGGCTTCACCAAGGCGCTGGGGCTGGAGCTGGCCAAGACCGGGATCACGGTCAACGCGGTATGCCCGGGATTCGTGGAAACACCGATGGCCGAACGGGTTCGGGAGGTCTACTCGGGTCTGTGGGGTGTCGATACCGACGAGGTGCACGCGCGGGTGAGCGCCCGGGTGCCGATCGGCCGCTACGTCCAGGTCGACGAGGTGGCCGCGATGGTGGACTACCTGATCTCGCCGGCCGCCGCCGCCGTGACCGCACAGGCATTGAATGTCTGTGGCGGCCTGGGCAACTACTGA
- a CDS encoding alpha/beta fold hydrolase, with product MSTYLLVHGAFHGGWAWQRVTPLLTAAGHRVFAPSLAGMGERADELTPDVGLDTHVDDLAELIVAEDLREVILVGHSYAGIVVTALADRFPDRIAELIYVDTFVPRDGEAVADIMPDMVEAFTTAAAAVGDGWRVPPPTEPMGDSGINGVTEEPDLSWVASMLTAQSLKTFHQPLTLRNPDDLALVPVTHIHCSEGGEAFKAMRAAMPRTLPPADLPAERLKILPTGHDCMITMPREFAELLLESAAQRSPAS from the coding sequence GTGTCGACCTATCTCCTCGTTCACGGCGCGTTTCACGGCGGCTGGGCGTGGCAGCGGGTGACCCCGCTGCTCACCGCGGCCGGCCACCGTGTCTTCGCGCCCTCACTCGCCGGCATGGGCGAACGCGCCGACGAGCTCACTCCCGACGTGGGACTCGACACCCACGTCGACGATCTCGCCGAGCTGATCGTCGCCGAGGATCTGCGGGAGGTGATCCTGGTGGGCCACAGCTATGCCGGGATCGTGGTCACCGCGCTCGCGGACCGGTTCCCGGACCGCATCGCCGAGCTGATCTACGTGGACACCTTCGTGCCACGAGACGGCGAAGCCGTCGCCGACATCATGCCGGACATGGTCGAGGCGTTCACGACCGCTGCCGCCGCCGTCGGAGACGGCTGGCGGGTGCCCCCGCCGACCGAACCGATGGGTGACAGCGGAATCAACGGCGTCACCGAGGAACCCGATCTGAGCTGGGTGGCCTCGATGCTGACGGCCCAGTCGCTCAAAACCTTTCACCAGCCGCTGACACTGCGCAATCCGGACGATCTGGCACTCGTCCCCGTCACCCACATCCACTGCAGCGAGGGCGGCGAGGCCTTCAAGGCGATGCGAGCGGCGATGCCGCGGACCCTGCCCCCGGCGGACCTGCCCGCCGAACGGCTCAAGATCCTGCCGACCGGCCACGACTGCATGATCACCATGCCGCGCGAATTCGCCGAGCTGCTCCTGGAATCGGCGGCTCAGCGTTCGCCCGCGTCGTAG
- a CDS encoding malonic semialdehyde reductase produces the protein MSTAQPTTHLTLAAEAQDLLFRTARTANTFTDEPVSDEQIREIYDLVKYAPTSMNQQPLRIVLVRGAEARAALVEHMLDNNKPKTEKAPLTAILAADLNFHDHLPKVFPHVPDAKDYFADDDYRAESARFNALIQIGYFILGIRAAGLAAGPMNGFDAAGVDKEFFPEGTHSALVVVNIGKPGPDAWYPRSPRLAYDQVVTTM, from the coding sequence GTGAGCACCGCTCAGCCCACCACCCACCTCACCCTCGCGGCCGAAGCCCAGGACCTGCTGTTCCGCACGGCCCGCACCGCCAACACCTTCACCGACGAGCCGGTGAGCGACGAGCAGATCCGCGAGATCTACGACCTGGTCAAATACGCGCCGACCTCGATGAATCAGCAGCCGCTGCGCATCGTGCTGGTCCGCGGCGCCGAAGCACGTGCCGCCCTCGTCGAGCACATGCTCGACAACAACAAGCCCAAGACCGAAAAGGCGCCACTGACCGCGATTCTGGCCGCCGACCTCAATTTCCACGACCACTTGCCGAAGGTCTTCCCGCACGTCCCCGACGCCAAGGACTACTTCGCCGACGACGACTATCGTGCCGAGTCGGCGCGGTTCAACGCGCTGATCCAGATCGGCTACTTCATTCTCGGCATCCGCGCCGCGGGCCTGGCGGCCGGCCCGATGAACGGGTTCGACGCCGCCGGTGTCGACAAGGAGTTCTTCCCCGAGGGCACGCACAGCGCGCTCGTCGTGGTCAACATCGGCAAGCCGGGCCCCGACGCCTGGTACCCACGCTCACCGCGACTGGCCTACGACCAAGTCGTCACGACCATGTGA
- a CDS encoding luciferase domain-containing protein — MTATAPHGSLRLPQRRGERPLTRPHNPHQQLTQNPDVRLQEALWARMVTLDGTLAARSAVSLPDTRALHLRPEVAHGPDDAFLTGTEFAHLHGRADGSLHLRLPESAAAEAVSAGWAEQHPMARAGVLPATLLMVYGPRDEDELEQVWQLVRTAYDYARGNARA, encoded by the coding sequence ATGACTGCGACCGCACCCCACGGAAGTCTGCGCCTGCCCCAGCGGCGGGGCGAACGCCCGCTCACCCGGCCACATAATCCCCATCAGCAGCTCACCCAGAATCCGGACGTCCGGCTCCAGGAAGCGCTGTGGGCGCGCATGGTCACGCTCGACGGCACGCTGGCCGCCCGCAGTGCGGTCTCGCTGCCCGATACGCGCGCCCTGCATCTGCGACCCGAGGTCGCGCACGGACCGGACGACGCCTTCCTGACCGGCACCGAGTTCGCGCATCTGCACGGGCGCGCCGACGGCAGCCTGCATCTACGACTGCCGGAATCGGCTGCCGCCGAAGCCGTTTCGGCGGGCTGGGCCGAACAGCATCCGATGGCCCGCGCCGGCGTCCTGCCGGCGACACTGCTGATGGTCTACGGCCCGCGCGACGAGGACGAACTCGAGCAGGTCTGGCAGTTGGTGCGTACCGCCTACGACTACGCCCGCGGGAACGCTCGAGCATGA
- a CDS encoding acetyl-CoA carboxylase biotin carboxyl carrier protein: MTTMDENVTSAAELDSSQHDYLQILDAIQSGALRLLAGFPAQPSGLRIQVGEVTVEAQWPQGPGETAVSAGVAPAPDTATEVPATDPVIRAPSVGVFYRSPQPGAEPFVAVGDRVSPGRQVGIVEAMKLMIPVTTDSGGVLTAILKQDGESVQFDEPLFSYSPE, from the coding sequence ATGACAACAATGGACGAAAATGTCACGTCCGCGGCGGAACTCGACTCCAGCCAGCACGACTACCTGCAGATACTCGACGCCATCCAGTCGGGTGCGCTGCGTCTGCTGGCCGGGTTCCCCGCCCAGCCCAGCGGGCTGCGGATCCAGGTCGGTGAGGTGACCGTCGAGGCGCAGTGGCCACAGGGCCCGGGGGAGACGGCCGTGAGTGCCGGCGTGGCACCGGCACCCGATACCGCGACCGAGGTGCCGGCTACCGATCCGGTGATCCGCGCGCCCAGCGTGGGAGTCTTCTACCGGAGCCCGCAGCCCGGTGCCGAGCCGTTCGTAGCGGTCGGCGACCGGGTGTCGCCGGGGCGTCAGGTCGGCATCGTCGAGGCGATGAAGTTGATGATCCCGGTGACCACCGACTCGGGCGGAGTCCTCACCGCGATCCTCAAACAGGACGGTGAATCCGTGCAATTCGATGAACCCCTGTTCTCGTACTCGCCGGAGTGA
- a CDS encoding amidohydrolase family protein, whose amino-acid sequence MSTVFPLRLDLPTVSRSNSGVALPHSGAGPALEEPLIIDAHSHVHDPVESHLAALNDAGVDRAVLFGTRPHPERAGDLVSLRREMSVLDNALAGGENSIDRYRTAWAELHETLAAHPSRFIGFGSVPVDLPARDIAALIDREVVGRGLRGIGELTPPAGEAARIEPVLAAAHDHSGLPVVVHGFAPTTAQDLRTLSRLAAQYPKVPLVVSQLGGMNWMEAIELVRDTPSMYLELSTATIIFAVRLAIHEIPERTLFGSDAPYGDPVLARTAIERVTPPGEVRDLVLGGNLGKLLGIL is encoded by the coding sequence ATGAGCACCGTGTTTCCTCTCAGGCTTGACCTTCCAACAGTGTCAAGGAGCAACAGTGGGGTTGCCCTGCCGCATTCCGGCGCCGGCCCTGCTCTGGAGGAACCCTTGATCATCGATGCTCACAGTCATGTCCACGACCCGGTCGAAAGCCACCTGGCCGCCCTGAACGACGCGGGGGTGGATCGCGCCGTGCTCTTCGGGACCAGACCGCATCCGGAACGGGCCGGGGATCTTGTATCACTGCGTCGCGAAATGAGTGTCCTCGACAACGCGCTGGCGGGCGGCGAGAACAGTATCGACAGATATCGCACCGCGTGGGCGGAGCTTCATGAGACCCTGGCCGCGCACCCGAGCCGGTTCATCGGGTTCGGCTCCGTGCCGGTGGACCTGCCCGCGCGGGACATCGCGGCCCTGATCGACCGCGAAGTGGTGGGCCGCGGACTACGCGGCATCGGGGAACTCACACCTCCCGCGGGTGAGGCTGCCCGGATCGAGCCGGTGCTCGCCGCAGCGCACGACCACAGTGGGCTGCCTGTCGTTGTCCACGGTTTCGCCCCCACCACTGCCCAAGACCTGCGCACCTTGTCCCGCCTCGCCGCGCAATATCCGAAGGTTCCGCTGGTGGTCAGCCAGCTCGGCGGGATGAACTGGATGGAGGCCATCGAACTGGTGCGGGACACACCGAGCATGTACTTGGAACTGTCCACAGCCACCATCATCTTCGCGGTGCGTCTGGCGATACACGAAATTCCCGAGCGAACGCTGTTCGGCTCGGATGCCCCCTACGGTGATCCCGTGCTCGCGCGCACCGCCATAGAACGGGTCACCCCTCCCGGCGAGGTCCGTGACCTGGTGCTCGGAGGAAACCTGGGCAAGCTCCTGGGCATCCTCTGA
- a CDS encoding nuclear transport factor 2 family protein: MTTVASRAELYAEVQQFYADQMQRLDNRDITGYAETFTEDAEFEHTPGRPPARTRAGIVSDLVEFHKRFDSDPMQRRHWFNMINLSPRDDGSIGATMYCLVVKIRPGAAPEIAPSCVVHDVLVRIDGELRTHSRRVTHD, from the coding sequence ATGACCACTGTCGCCAGCCGTGCCGAGCTGTACGCCGAGGTCCAGCAGTTCTACGCCGATCAGATGCAACGCCTGGACAACCGCGACATCACCGGCTACGCCGAAACCTTCACCGAGGACGCCGAATTCGAGCACACCCCCGGACGTCCGCCCGCGCGCACCCGCGCCGGGATCGTGTCGGATCTGGTGGAGTTCCACAAGCGGTTCGACAGCGATCCGATGCAACGCCGGCACTGGTTCAACATGATCAACCTTTCCCCGCGCGACGACGGCAGCATCGGCGCCACCATGTACTGCCTGGTGGTCAAGATCCGGCCCGGCGCAGCGCCGGAGATCGCGCCGAGCTGTGTGGTGCACGACGTGCTCGTCCGCATCGACGGTGAACTGCGCACCCACTCCCGCCGAGTCACCCACGACTGA
- a CDS encoding winged helix-turn-helix transcriptional regulator: MTPVTPPPVADPCPISPVVDLFFGRWSTQVLWVLIHDGRMRFNEVQQRIPGVTPKVLTQRLRQLERDGLVQRTYHPEVPPRVEYAATALAATLTPLFDGLARWSNEHLAQVLAARAAYDAGER; this comes from the coding sequence ATGACGCCCGTCACGCCGCCGCCCGTCGCCGATCCCTGTCCGATCTCGCCGGTGGTCGACCTGTTCTTCGGACGCTGGTCCACCCAGGTGCTGTGGGTGCTGATCCACGACGGCCGGATGCGTTTCAACGAAGTGCAGCAACGCATTCCGGGCGTCACGCCCAAGGTGTTGACCCAGCGGCTGCGCCAGCTCGAACGCGACGGTCTGGTGCAGCGGACCTACCATCCCGAGGTCCCCCCTCGCGTCGAGTACGCGGCCACCGCGCTGGCCGCCACCCTCACTCCGCTGTTCGACGGTCTCGCGCGGTGGTCGAACGAGCACCTGGCGCAGGTGCTGGCGGCACGCGCCGCCTACGACGCGGGCGAACGCTGA
- a CDS encoding FAD-dependent oxidoreductase — protein sequence MSEQEPGTAETVDVCVVGGGPAGLVAGVLLARSGAKVIVLEKHPDFLRDFRGDTVHPSTLTVMDELGLAEEFLRLPHVRAPRLPMATAMGPVVFADFRRLPGRFPFVAFMPQWDVLNFLAETGRRYPGFRLLQRAEVTALLESGGTVTGVRAATPDGPLEVRARLVIAADGRNSLVRTSGALAVAASRAPMDVLWFRVGKPAGESLPTVRSGKGFFIVCIDRGDYLQVAYMIPKGGFEAIQAGGLSAFRAQLAAIYPVLAPGLEAAIRDWDDVKPLDVRVDRLRHWCRPGLLAIGDAAHAMSPAGGVGINLAVQDAVAAARLLAPTLAGGGVPGLALLRAVQRRREFPMRVVQFAQLRLLADLYPNAGGPSTDKPLLARLLRRFPGLSHVVARVIGLGIRPEHVPPAHGDQLVSST from the coding sequence ATGAGCGAGCAAGAACCCGGCACGGCCGAGACCGTCGATGTGTGCGTGGTCGGCGGCGGGCCGGCGGGACTGGTCGCCGGTGTGCTGCTGGCCCGCTCAGGGGCGAAAGTCATTGTGCTGGAGAAACATCCGGACTTCCTGCGCGACTTCCGCGGTGACACCGTCCATCCGTCGACGCTGACGGTGATGGACGAACTCGGGCTCGCCGAGGAATTTCTCCGGCTGCCGCACGTGCGGGCCCCGCGGCTGCCGATGGCGACCGCGATGGGACCGGTGGTGTTCGCCGACTTCCGCCGGCTGCCCGGCCGGTTTCCGTTCGTGGCGTTCATGCCGCAGTGGGACGTGTTGAACTTCCTCGCCGAAACCGGCCGCCGATACCCGGGATTCCGTCTGCTGCAGCGGGCGGAGGTCACCGCACTGCTCGAGTCCGGTGGCACCGTCACCGGCGTACGCGCTGCCACCCCGGACGGTCCGCTGGAGGTGCGGGCCCGTCTTGTCATCGCCGCCGATGGACGTAATTCCCTGGTACGCACCAGCGGTGCGCTCGCGGTGGCGGCGAGCCGGGCGCCGATGGACGTGTTGTGGTTCCGGGTGGGCAAACCCGCCGGCGAGAGCCTGCCGACGGTGCGCAGCGGCAAGGGCTTCTTCATCGTCTGCATCGATCGCGGCGACTACCTGCAGGTCGCCTACATGATTCCCAAAGGCGGATTCGAGGCGATCCAGGCCGGCGGGCTGTCGGCGTTCCGGGCGCAGCTCGCGGCCATCTATCCGGTGCTGGCGCCGGGTCTCGAGGCCGCGATCCGCGACTGGGACGATGTGAAACCGCTCGATGTGCGGGTGGACCGACTGCGGCACTGGTGCCGGCCCGGTCTGCTCGCGATCGGCGATGCCGCGCACGCGATGTCGCCGGCGGGCGGTGTCGGTATCAATCTCGCGGTCCAGGACGCGGTCGCCGCCGCGCGGCTGCTGGCGCCGACACTGGCCGGGGGCGGTGTGCCGGGTCTCGCGCTGTTGCGCGCGGTGCAGCGCCGCCGCGAATTCCCCATGCGCGTGGTGCAATTCGCGCAATTGCGACTGCTCGCCGACCTGTATCCGAACGCGGGCGGACCCAGCACCGACAAGCCGTTGCTGGCCCGGCTGCTGCGTCGCTTCCCCGGCCTCTCGCACGTGGTGGCACGGGTGATCGGCCTCGGGATCCGGCCCGAGCACGTCCCGCCCGCACACGGCGACCAGCTCGTTTCCAGTACCTGA
- a CDS encoding SCO6745 family protein, translated as MVSARELWAVFEPIHAVTYFAPECRAEFEQAGLRGFWRGYFAGRAAPLGPVGPGLVTATFFGFAPAMVARALPGVWELATPRQVLTARSSGARAALTRLGAHDDDYAEAAELARRAATAVDIAGKPLAAANAELVWPTDPLSMLWHACTVLREHRGDGHVAALTAAGLTGCQSLAWRAATDADREILQPARGWDDAQWDRARTGLIERGWLDDHGRPTTAGHAEFAEIERRTDELAFRPWRESGVTATERLAALLRPLARAAHAAMPGRTPIGALPRP; from the coding sequence GTGGTTTCAGCACGCGAGCTGTGGGCAGTGTTCGAGCCGATCCACGCCGTGACCTATTTCGCCCCCGAATGCCGGGCCGAGTTCGAACAGGCAGGCCTGCGCGGATTCTGGCGCGGCTATTTCGCCGGGCGAGCGGCACCGCTCGGGCCGGTCGGTCCCGGCCTGGTCACGGCGACATTCTTCGGTTTCGCCCCGGCGATGGTCGCCCGAGCACTGCCCGGCGTCTGGGAGCTGGCGACCCCCCGGCAAGTGCTCACCGCCCGCAGTTCGGGCGCCCGCGCCGCCCTGACCCGACTCGGCGCCCACGACGACGACTACGCCGAAGCAGCCGAACTCGCCCGACGCGCCGCGACCGCGGTGGATATCGCGGGCAAGCCCCTCGCCGCCGCCAACGCCGAACTTGTCTGGCCCACCGACCCCCTGTCGATGCTGTGGCACGCCTGCACGGTGCTGCGCGAGCACCGCGGCGACGGCCATGTCGCAGCCCTGACCGCGGCCGGACTCACCGGATGCCAGAGCCTGGCCTGGCGCGCCGCCACCGATGCCGACCGCGAGATCCTGCAACCGGCCCGCGGCTGGGACGATGCGCAGTGGGACCGTGCCCGCACCGGATTGATCGAACGAGGCTGGCTCGACGACCACGGACGTCCCACCACGGCCGGGCATGCCGAGTTCGCCGAAATCGAAAGACGCACCGACGAATTGGCCTTTCGCCCGTGGCGGGAGTCCGGCGTCACAGCGACCGAACGCCTCGCCGCGCTGCTGCGCCCATTGGCCCGCGCCGCCCATGCCGCGATGCCCGGCCGCACCCCCATCGGCGCCCTCCCCCGCCCCTGA